Proteins encoded together in one Microbacterium sp. zg-Y625 window:
- a CDS encoding polysaccharide biosynthesis tyrosine autokinase: MGSRDYARILRRSWILILAVTLAGVLVGWIAAATTKPVYSATSAALVTSETGASVNELTQGNAFTERRVSTYASLATEPIVTSRVIEELGLDLTPEQLAARIEVSIPLDTTMLEVTASGTSPRLAASVANAVITNLSVVVAEVETTTVPGGAAVPPAPDGTPPAAITPVKMTQVRFAEAPAAPVSPNLLLNLGIGLFAGLALGTLAAILRELIDTRVRSTEDIEAVTDAPLVGAIPQISRGRSEAVLVDDGLGTPTAESFRILRTNLQFLDIDGPATFAITSAGPGDGKSTVALNLASSIAANGSRVLLVEADLRRPQIHEYLSLEGAAGLTDVLIGRALFADVVQTWGSPNLHVLSSGRVPPNPSELLGSQHMRELMAHVQEMYDVVLYDTPPLLPVPDAAILSRSVGGVLLVIAVDRTRRDAIRAATASLDKVGARLAGTVANRVTARGATSYLTQSYLSIEPDDEPDGTQTALLDFSDIDDLDGVETQPELRSMPGGVASRSGERMLRNSRARFRGSRRDGAAETLP; the protein is encoded by the coding sequence ATGGGCAGTCGTGATTACGCGCGCATCCTGCGGCGGTCGTGGATCCTGATCCTCGCCGTGACGCTCGCGGGGGTGCTCGTCGGATGGATCGCTGCGGCGACCACGAAGCCGGTGTACTCGGCGACCAGCGCGGCACTGGTCACGAGCGAGACCGGGGCGAGCGTCAACGAGCTCACGCAGGGCAATGCCTTCACCGAGCGCCGCGTCAGCACATACGCCAGCCTGGCCACGGAGCCGATCGTCACGTCCCGCGTGATCGAGGAGCTGGGTCTCGACCTCACGCCGGAACAGCTCGCCGCACGCATCGAGGTGTCGATTCCGCTCGACACCACGATGCTCGAGGTCACGGCCAGCGGGACATCGCCGCGCCTGGCCGCGAGCGTTGCGAACGCCGTCATCACGAACCTGTCCGTCGTCGTCGCAGAGGTCGAGACCACCACCGTTCCCGGCGGGGCGGCCGTGCCGCCGGCACCCGACGGCACGCCGCCCGCGGCGATCACCCCGGTGAAGATGACGCAGGTGCGCTTCGCCGAGGCGCCCGCGGCGCCGGTCAGCCCGAACCTGCTCCTGAACCTCGGCATCGGCCTGTTCGCGGGACTGGCGCTGGGCACACTGGCGGCGATCCTGCGCGAACTCATCGACACCCGGGTGCGCTCGACCGAGGACATCGAAGCGGTGACCGACGCCCCGCTCGTCGGGGCGATCCCGCAGATCTCCCGCGGACGCAGCGAGGCCGTCCTCGTCGACGACGGCCTCGGGACCCCGACGGCGGAATCGTTCCGGATCCTCCGCACCAACCTGCAGTTCCTCGACATCGACGGTCCCGCGACCTTCGCGATCACCTCCGCCGGTCCCGGCGACGGAAAGTCGACGGTGGCGCTGAACCTGGCCAGCTCGATCGCTGCCAACGGGTCACGAGTGCTGCTGGTCGAAGCGGACCTGCGTCGCCCGCAGATCCACGAGTACCTCTCGCTGGAGGGGGCCGCGGGGCTCACCGACGTGCTCATCGGTCGCGCGCTGTTCGCCGACGTCGTGCAGACCTGGGGATCGCCGAACCTGCACGTGCTGTCGTCGGGCCGCGTGCCGCCGAACCCGAGCGAGCTCCTGGGATCCCAGCACATGCGCGAGCTGATGGCCCACGTGCAGGAGATGTACGACGTCGTGCTCTACGACACGCCGCCCCTCCTGCCGGTGCCGGATGCCGCGATCCTCTCGCGCAGCGTCGGGGGCGTGCTGCTGGTGATCGCCGTCGACCGCACGCGCCGTGACGCCATCCGCGCGGCGACCGCCTCTCTCGACAAGGTCGGAGCCCGCCTGGCCGGCACGGTGGCGAACCGCGTCACCGCGCGCGGCGCGACCAGCTACCTGACGCAGTCCTACCTGTCCATCGAGCCTGACGACGAGCCGGACGGCACGCAGACGGCGCTGCTGGACTTCTCCGACATCGACGACCTCGATGGGGTCGAGACTCAGCCGGAATTGAGAAGCATGCCGGGGGGCGTGGCTTCCAGGTCCGGTGAGCGCATGCTCAGGAACTCGCGTGCGCGGTTCCGGGGGTCGCGGAGGGACGGCGCCGCCGAGACGCTGCCCTGA
- a CDS encoding glycosyltransferase family 4 protein — MRHDVSAPSGLTGEKTRLTLLWVESTTDSTAAGAHLRGTVARLAPELFELRVITRSTDGPSWLPGRLRKPWRIVSVVGRARLARPRGVLLARWSPFVALVSRRWTGRGRPLVLFVQGNLDDLYDSNPWTRRAPWLTELALASIRDATAVVTPSVGLAEWVGTVRGTGSESTVTVIPNGVDLPLFEQARAHAGRAHEPYAVFFGNMATWQGVDTILQALADPRWPAGLGLTVIGDGPLAREVADSTDPRVRYLGRRSKGEVAAIVAGAEMALATRSDVAASATGVSPFKVIEAAAAGTPAVVTRVPGQTELATDIGGAVLIPAGDPRALAQAVADLHADPALRSRLTERALARVRAYDWASRADELAAVVASVSSRSPADATGLAGQRP; from the coding sequence ATGCGTCACGACGTTTCTGCGCCGAGCGGGCTGACCGGGGAGAAGACCCGGCTCACCCTGCTGTGGGTCGAGTCGACGACGGATTCCACAGCGGCCGGCGCCCACCTGCGGGGAACCGTCGCGCGTCTCGCCCCGGAACTGTTCGAGCTGCGGGTGATCACGCGGTCGACCGACGGGCCGTCGTGGCTGCCGGGGCGGCTGCGGAAGCCCTGGCGCATCGTCTCGGTGGTCGGACGGGCGAGGCTGGCCCGGCCGCGTGGTGTGCTGCTGGCGCGGTGGAGCCCGTTCGTGGCGCTGGTGAGTCGGCGGTGGACGGGTCGCGGGAGGCCCCTCGTGCTCTTCGTCCAAGGCAACCTCGACGACCTGTACGACTCCAACCCGTGGACGCGCCGGGCGCCGTGGCTGACCGAACTCGCGCTCGCTTCGATCCGCGACGCGACGGCGGTGGTGACCCCGAGCGTCGGGCTGGCGGAGTGGGTGGGCACCGTGCGCGGGACGGGCAGCGAGTCGACCGTCACCGTCATTCCCAACGGCGTCGACCTGCCGCTGTTCGAGCAGGCGCGCGCGCACGCTGGTCGCGCGCACGAGCCGTACGCGGTGTTCTTCGGCAACATGGCCACCTGGCAGGGGGTGGACACGATCCTGCAGGCGCTCGCCGACCCGCGCTGGCCGGCCGGCCTCGGGCTCACGGTGATCGGCGACGGACCGCTCGCCCGTGAGGTCGCCGACAGCACCGACCCGCGCGTGCGCTACCTCGGACGCCGCTCGAAGGGCGAGGTGGCGGCGATCGTCGCCGGGGCAGAGATGGCGCTCGCGACCCGGAGCGACGTCGCCGCCAGTGCCACCGGGGTGTCCCCGTTCAAGGTCATCGAAGCCGCTGCGGCCGGTACGCCCGCCGTCGTCACGCGCGTTCCGGGACAGACCGAGCTCGCCACCGACATCGGGGGCGCGGTACTCATCCCCGCGGGCGATCCGCGGGCGCTCGCGCAGGCGGTCGCCGACCTTCATGCCGACCCGGCGCTGAGGTCCCGCCTGACGGAACGCGCGCTGGCGCGCGTGCGCGCCTACGACTGGGCTTCGCGGGCGGATGAACTCGCGGCGGTGGTGGCATCGGTGTCGAGTCGCTCGCCGGCGGATGCCACCGGGCTGGCCGGTCAGCGCCCATGA
- a CDS encoding glycosyltransferase — protein MKIVHVTETLVGGVLAAVLALSARQAALGHDISVMYPVKATVPSSDELRARFHPDVRRVELAYRGRLPALQTLHRAIRRLDDDVDVVHLHSTFAGIAGRLGRVAPRGSVVAYSPHGFAFLRESSSRISNVAALALERVLEPRCGGLVLVSESEDAVARDRLRGSRRHVLRNGIPVEGLPAASGGAAGRPVVVASGRLGEQKGPDRFADIARALAGRAEFVWIGDGSAEARERWIGDAPVRVTGWLPHDEVVSQLAASDVFLFPSRWEGMPISLMEAQVMGIPAVATDIVGNRDVIVDGETGYLCHGLDGMVAAVTRLVDDPEERRRLGRRARAMQPERLSDSALGPASIGIYQRMRQGAVGVNAAG, from the coding sequence GTGAAGATCGTCCACGTCACGGAGACGCTCGTCGGCGGGGTTCTCGCGGCAGTGCTGGCGCTGTCCGCGCGCCAGGCGGCGCTGGGGCACGACATCTCCGTGATGTATCCCGTCAAGGCGACCGTGCCTTCGTCCGACGAGCTGCGGGCCCGGTTCCACCCCGACGTGCGGCGGGTGGAGCTCGCCTACCGCGGCCGGCTTCCGGCGCTGCAGACGCTGCACCGCGCCATCCGCCGCCTCGACGACGACGTCGACGTCGTGCACCTGCACTCGACGTTCGCGGGCATCGCCGGGCGGCTCGGGCGGGTCGCGCCGCGCGGCAGCGTCGTGGCGTACTCGCCCCACGGTTTCGCGTTCCTCCGGGAGTCCTCCTCCCGGATCAGCAACGTCGCCGCGCTGGCGCTCGAGCGCGTGCTCGAACCGCGATGCGGGGGACTGGTGCTCGTATCGGAATCCGAGGATGCCGTCGCCCGCGACCGCCTGCGGGGATCGCGGCGGCACGTGCTGCGGAACGGGATACCGGTGGAGGGACTCCCCGCGGCGTCGGGCGGCGCGGCCGGCCGGCCGGTCGTCGTCGCGTCCGGCCGCCTGGGGGAGCAGAAGGGTCCGGACCGGTTCGCCGACATCGCGAGGGCGCTCGCCGGCCGGGCGGAGTTCGTCTGGATCGGCGACGGCTCGGCCGAGGCGCGGGAGCGCTGGATCGGCGACGCGCCGGTGCGGGTGACGGGGTGGCTCCCGCACGACGAGGTGGTCTCCCAGCTCGCGGCATCCGACGTGTTCCTGTTCCCCAGCAGGTGGGAGGGCATGCCGATCTCGCTCATGGAGGCGCAGGTGATGGGGATCCCCGCCGTGGCCACCGACATCGTGGGCAACCGCGACGTGATCGTGGACGGTGAGACGGGATACCTCTGCCACGGTCTGGACGGGATGGTCGCCGCAGTCACGCGGCTCGTCGACGATCCCGAAGAGAGGCGCCGGCTCGGCAGGCGCGCCCGCGCGATGCAGCCCGAGCGGCTGTCGGACTCCGCCCTAGGGCCGGCGTCGATCGGGATCTACCAGCGCATGCGGCAGGGCGCCGTGGGGGTCAACGCCGCAGGATGA
- a CDS encoding apiosidase-like domain-containing protein produces the protein MSHPDGDGQGRSAQGERADVGRARESAPPTRTPRTFDRRSVLRYGLIGAGGVAVAALGGFAIARSQEPGVAPTTPRPTPSGGATSAGTAFPVGVSDTGRGFVDAQGRTFVYLADTAWTAPSRMTREEFERLATARRDTGYTALQMSVLDFSPQADNAHGHAPFTATGRLDSPLTSADGDDYWGHIDWCLQTCRDLGLVACLVPSWYGGWGDAWRGHLTERRAGSYGSFLAERYGHLDHVWWLLGGDNEPDATDQSTAGVPSGLEEGPVIEETIAMGRALREGASVPQLMSYHTARGLTAEEYFGDEDWYTISAAYSGAYPAVEVAAEYARDTVRPVVLWEAYYAQRDEEPLLDRRAVRAQAYHALFAGAAGFAYGHSTVWPVGDGWERALTHDSARDIGTLASLLHRHADAELTPVTADSPAAGLLPDGYGTVESTSAVSAATLPEGRGALAYFGEPRRTVRVDTTAVHPTAAFEIRWADPATGEELFVSSGTTGADVTVGWPPTWIDGVLILRR, from the coding sequence ATGTCACACCCGGATGGGGACGGACAGGGACGATCAGCGCAGGGGGAGCGCGCGGACGTCGGGCGTGCCCGAGAGTCGGCGCCGCCGACGCGCACGCCGCGCACCTTCGACCGCCGCAGCGTGCTGCGCTACGGCCTCATCGGCGCCGGGGGTGTGGCCGTCGCCGCTCTGGGCGGCTTCGCCATCGCGCGCAGTCAGGAGCCGGGGGTCGCACCGACGACCCCTCGCCCCACCCCTTCCGGCGGCGCCACGTCCGCGGGCACAGCCTTCCCCGTCGGGGTCTCGGACACCGGTCGGGGCTTCGTCGACGCGCAGGGCCGCACCTTCGTCTACCTCGCGGACACGGCGTGGACAGCCCCCAGCCGCATGACGCGCGAGGAGTTCGAGAGGCTCGCGACAGCGCGGCGCGACACCGGGTACACCGCCCTGCAGATGTCGGTGCTCGACTTCTCGCCGCAGGCCGACAACGCCCACGGCCACGCCCCCTTCACGGCGACGGGAAGGCTCGACTCGCCGCTGACCTCTGCCGACGGCGACGACTACTGGGGGCACATCGACTGGTGCCTGCAGACCTGCCGGGACCTCGGGCTCGTGGCCTGCCTCGTCCCCTCGTGGTACGGCGGATGGGGCGATGCGTGGCGCGGCCACCTCACCGAGCGCCGCGCCGGCAGCTATGGGAGCTTCCTCGCAGAACGCTACGGTCATCTCGACCACGTCTGGTGGCTGCTGGGGGGCGACAACGAACCGGATGCGACGGACCAGTCGACCGCCGGCGTGCCCAGCGGGCTCGAAGAAGGTCCGGTCATCGAAGAGACGATCGCGATGGGCCGGGCGCTGCGGGAGGGCGCATCGGTGCCGCAGCTGATGTCGTACCACACCGCCCGGGGCCTGACCGCGGAGGAGTACTTCGGCGACGAGGACTGGTACACGATCTCCGCGGCGTACAGCGGCGCGTACCCTGCCGTCGAGGTCGCCGCGGAGTACGCCCGTGACACGGTGAGACCCGTCGTCCTCTGGGAGGCCTACTACGCGCAGCGGGACGAGGAGCCCCTGCTCGACCGCCGCGCCGTCCGGGCCCAGGCCTATCACGCCCTGTTCGCCGGTGCCGCCGGCTTCGCGTATGGGCATTCCACGGTGTGGCCTGTGGGCGACGGCTGGGAGCGGGCCCTCACGCACGACAGCGCGCGAGACATCGGCACGCTCGCGTCGCTGCTCCACCGCCACGCCGACGCCGAGCTCACGCCGGTCACGGCCGACAGCCCGGCCGCCGGCCTGCTCCCGGACGGCTACGGCACGGTCGAGAGCACCTCCGCCGTCAGCGCGGCGACGCTGCCGGAGGGTCGCGGTGCGCTGGCGTACTTCGGCGAGCCGCGCCGCACCGTGCGGGTGGACACCACGGCGGTGCACCCGACGGCCGCGTTCGAGATCCGGTGGGCGGACCCTGCCACGGGGGAAGAGCTCTTCGTCTCGTCGGGCACCACGGGGGCGGACGTCACCGTGGGGTGGCCTCCCACCTGGATCGACGGGGTGCTCATCCTGCGGCGTTGA
- a CDS encoding NUDIX hydrolase: protein MTPANDSAPRRIHVSAAVIVDAEGRLLLVRKTGTTAFMQPGGKPEPGETPAETLSRELAEEIGVRVEPCDLQPLGAYTAAAANEPGFVVVADVFGADIGPQHPRPAAEIAELRWVTRADAADLEIAPLARQYFLPG, encoded by the coding sequence GTGACCCCCGCGAACGACAGCGCGCCGCGCCGCATCCACGTGTCGGCCGCCGTGATCGTCGACGCCGAGGGGCGTCTGCTGCTGGTGCGCAAGACCGGCACGACGGCGTTCATGCAGCCCGGCGGCAAGCCCGAGCCGGGCGAGACGCCGGCCGAGACCCTCAGCCGCGAGCTCGCCGAGGAGATCGGCGTGCGGGTGGAGCCGTGCGACCTGCAGCCGCTCGGCGCGTACACCGCCGCCGCCGCGAACGAGCCCGGCTTCGTCGTCGTCGCCGACGTCTTCGGGGCCGACATCGGCCCGCAGCATCCGCGCCCGGCGGCCGAGATCGCCGAGCTTCGCTGGGTGACGCGGGCGGATGCCGCCGACCTCGAGATCGCACCGCTCGCGCGGCAGTACTTCCTCCCGGGCTGA
- a CDS encoding SDR family oxidoreductase has protein sequence MPPAIPAPSDVPPSGIDPADLQTTLRVLAEMDRVDQNHPDYIAVRQATAAMFKAVKKVRRREIRDAIAQADRAVVAATATGAPDRIDDETRGIPISTATTAPTAGTLLKARGCYICKQPYTVVDAFYHQLCPACAALSHAKRDARTDLTGRRALLTGGRAKIGMYIALRLLRDGAHTTITTRFPRDAVRRFSSLPDAADWLHRLKIVGIDLRDPAQVIGLADDVAAAGPLDILINNATQTVRRSPGAYQPLVDAELAPLPDGPLPELVTFGHTNDRHPQALERSVSAHPILAAAASRADELTEQAMTAGSSSLERLAAGTAIDAGGLIPDLESINSWTQRVEQVDPLEMLEVQLANTTAPFLLVSRLRPSLAASPARRTYIVNVSAMEGVFGRGYKGPGHPHTNMAKAAVNMLTRTSAREMFESDGILMTSVDTGWITDERPHPTKVRLAEEGFHAPLDLVDGAARVYDPIVRGEAGEDLFGVFLKDYAPGSW, from the coding sequence GTGCCCCCCGCGATACCCGCCCCGTCCGACGTGCCCCCGAGCGGGATCGATCCCGCCGACCTGCAGACCACCCTCAGGGTGCTGGCGGAGATGGACCGGGTCGACCAGAACCACCCCGACTACATCGCCGTTCGTCAGGCCACCGCCGCCATGTTCAAGGCCGTGAAGAAGGTGCGCCGGCGCGAGATCCGCGACGCGATCGCCCAGGCGGACCGTGCGGTGGTCGCCGCGACCGCCACCGGCGCCCCCGACCGCATCGACGACGAGACCCGTGGCATCCCGATCTCCACCGCCACGACCGCCCCGACGGCGGGCACGCTCCTCAAGGCGCGGGGATGCTACATCTGCAAGCAGCCGTACACGGTGGTCGACGCGTTCTATCACCAGCTGTGCCCCGCGTGCGCGGCCCTCAGCCACGCCAAGCGCGACGCGCGCACCGACCTCACCGGGCGTCGCGCTCTGCTGACCGGCGGCCGGGCCAAGATCGGCATGTACATCGCGCTGCGTCTGCTGCGCGACGGCGCCCACACGACCATCACCACGCGCTTCCCGCGCGACGCGGTGCGCCGCTTCAGCAGCCTGCCTGATGCCGCGGATTGGCTGCACCGCCTGAAGATCGTCGGCATCGACCTGCGTGACCCCGCCCAGGTGATCGGCCTCGCCGATGACGTCGCGGCCGCAGGGCCCCTGGACATCCTCATCAACAACGCCACGCAGACCGTCCGGCGCTCGCCGGGGGCCTACCAGCCGTTGGTGGATGCCGAACTGGCACCGCTGCCCGACGGGCCGCTGCCGGAGCTCGTCACCTTCGGGCACACCAACGACCGGCATCCGCAGGCCCTGGAGCGGTCGGTCAGTGCCCATCCGATCCTGGCCGCAGCGGCATCCCGCGCCGACGAGTTGACCGAGCAGGCGATGACGGCGGGGTCGAGTTCGCTCGAGCGGCTCGCCGCCGGCACGGCGATCGACGCCGGGGGGCTCATCCCCGACCTCGAGAGCATCAACTCCTGGACCCAGCGCGTCGAGCAGGTCGATCCGCTGGAGATGCTCGAGGTGCAGCTCGCCAACACCACCGCGCCCTTCCTGCTGGTGTCTCGGCTGCGGCCCTCGCTGGCGGCGAGCCCGGCGCGGCGCACCTACATCGTCAACGTCAGCGCGATGGAGGGCGTCTTCGGCCGCGGGTACAAGGGCCCGGGGCACCCGCACACCAACATGGCCAAGGCCGCGGTGAACATGCTCACGCGCACCAGTGCGCGGGAGATGTTCGAGAGCGACGGCATCCTCATGACCAGCGTCGACACCGGGTGGATCACCGACGAGCGGCCGCACCCTACCAAGGTGCGCCTCGCCGAAGAGGGCTTCCACGCGCCTCTCGATCTCGTCGACGGCGCCGCGCGGGTCTACGACCCGATCGTGCGCGGCGAGGCCGGTGAGGACCTGTTCGGGGTGTTCCTCAAGGATTACGCTCCCGGCTCATGGTGA
- a CDS encoding putative acetyltransferase, giving the protein MVNLPAPGHRVVVRYLLPTGQATDALGELLSADATTVVVDGKRGVERIPRGAIIAAKQVPPPPVPRLRRAPTD; this is encoded by the coding sequence ATGGTGAACCTGCCCGCGCCCGGCCACCGGGTCGTGGTGCGCTATCTGCTGCCGACCGGGCAGGCCACCGATGCGCTCGGCGAGCTGCTGAGCGCGGATGCCACGACGGTCGTCGTCGACGGCAAACGCGGCGTCGAGCGTATCCCGCGCGGTGCGATCATCGCCGCGAAGCAGGTGCCGCCGCCGCCCGTGCCGCGGTTACGGCGCGCACCGACGGACTGA
- a CDS encoding MDR family MFS transporter: MSASASSIDRPGVDLTKRQVYVIFAALLAAMFLSALDQSVVSTALPTIVGDLGAADEQGWIVTAYLLAIAIVMPIYGKVGDLFGRRAPFLLAIGLFVVGSTGSALSGSFEGLIVWRSFQGLGAGGLVILSQAIIADIVSARERGKFMGPMGAVFGVATVAGPLLGGWLTSGPGWRWCFWLNVPVGLAALIIAWFTLRIPEHRSRRRFDLVGAVLLAATTAGIVLLTSWTSLTHTTSYDWTDPGLLALLGATVLAFVLFLFVESRVEDPIVPLDIFRSRTFAVAATLSLFLGIAMFAALTFLPTFLQMAEGASATDSGLLMLPMTVGLMLTALTSGLLITRTGRYKVFPIAGFGVATLGLLWLTQLSAGMSMVLFGAMIFVLGLGLGFVMQTLVIAAQNAVDPKRIGVATSTNNFLREIGAAVGTSLFSTAFTSSLRGDLDQTISQIPRSQVPSGFGAESLTPSAVRDLPAGLRDSVVEAYADALGTSFWYLVPLGAAGFVVAFFLKEIRLSDKAGLAARRDR, encoded by the coding sequence GTGAGCGCCTCCGCGTCGTCCATCGATCGCCCCGGGGTGGACCTGACCAAGCGGCAGGTCTACGTCATCTTCGCCGCGCTCCTTGCGGCCATGTTCCTCTCGGCGCTGGATCAGTCGGTGGTCAGCACGGCACTGCCGACGATCGTCGGAGACCTCGGCGCCGCCGATGAGCAGGGGTGGATCGTCACGGCCTATCTGCTCGCCATCGCCATCGTCATGCCGATCTACGGAAAAGTCGGCGACCTCTTCGGCCGCCGCGCCCCCTTCCTCCTCGCCATCGGCCTGTTCGTCGTCGGCTCGACCGGCTCTGCGCTCTCGGGGTCGTTCGAGGGACTCATCGTCTGGCGGTCGTTTCAGGGACTGGGCGCGGGCGGGCTGGTGATCCTGTCGCAGGCGATCATCGCCGACATCGTCTCGGCGCGGGAGCGCGGCAAGTTCATGGGTCCGATGGGCGCGGTGTTCGGCGTCGCGACGGTGGCCGGCCCGCTGCTCGGCGGGTGGCTGACGTCGGGTCCCGGCTGGCGCTGGTGCTTCTGGCTCAACGTGCCGGTCGGACTGGCGGCGCTGATCATCGCATGGTTCACGCTGAGGATCCCCGAGCACCGCAGCCGCCGCCGGTTCGATCTCGTCGGGGCGGTGCTGCTGGCCGCGACGACGGCGGGCATCGTGCTGCTCACCAGCTGGACCTCGCTCACGCACACCACGTCGTACGACTGGACCGACCCGGGGCTTCTCGCCCTGCTGGGCGCGACCGTGCTGGCGTTCGTCCTGTTCCTGTTCGTCGAGTCGAGGGTGGAGGACCCCATCGTGCCGCTGGACATCTTCCGCAGCCGCACGTTCGCCGTCGCCGCCACGCTCTCGCTCTTCCTCGGCATCGCGATGTTCGCCGCGCTGACGTTCCTTCCCACCTTCCTGCAGATGGCCGAGGGGGCCAGCGCCACCGACTCGGGGCTGCTGATGCTGCCCATGACGGTCGGGCTGATGCTCACCGCGCTGACGTCGGGGCTTCTCATCACCCGCACCGGTCGCTACAAGGTGTTCCCGATCGCGGGGTTCGGCGTCGCGACGCTGGGCCTGCTGTGGCTCACCCAGCTGTCGGCGGGCATGTCGATGGTCCTCTTCGGCGCGATGATCTTCGTGCTGGGGCTCGGACTCGGCTTCGTGATGCAGACGCTCGTCATCGCGGCCCAGAATGCGGTCGACCCCAAACGCATCGGCGTTGCCACGTCGACGAACAACTTCCTGCGCGAGATCGGCGCGGCGGTGGGAACGAGCCTGTTCTCCACCGCCTTCACCAGCTCGCTCCGGGGCGACCTCGACCAGACGATCAGCCAGATCCCCCGGTCTCAGGTGCCGTCCGGTTTCGGGGCGGAGTCGCTCACACCCTCGGCTGTGCGGGACCTGCCGGCCGGGCTGCGCGACAGCGTCGTCGAGGCCTACGCCGACGCCCTCGGTACGTCGTTCTGGTACCTGGTGCCGCTGGGTGCCGCGGGGTTCGTGGTGGCGTTCTTCCTCAAGGAGATCCGCCTTTCCGACAAGGCCGGCCTCGCGGCGCGGCGGGACCGCTGA
- a CDS encoding MFS transporter has product MTQDVERYQRLRWWGLAAISLAVALIIMDSTIVSVAVPSIVESLDLTTTEIQWVQEVYTLVFAALLMVWGTTSDRLGRRRLLVIGVVVFVASSILCAFAIDGTWLIAARALQGVGGSMILPTTLALLNATFRGKERGIAFAVWGATIGSMAAVGPVLGGWLTSALSWHWAFWINLPFGILVVIGVMICVPESRQRGAERFSDWIAVATSVLGFGLLVFALIEGRAYGWWEATDSAPFSLGGFSVIPVLFVLSLLVLAALVWRERARVAARKSVLIDVSLFRIGTFANGNITALTVSLGEFGLILSLPLWFQYARDMNALQAGLALLPLAVGSFLASGSIQSLSKRLSPVQMVRLGVLLEIISLAALALLIRPDSTLWVTGVPLFFYGMGVGFATAQLTQLILIDVPVEKSGQASSVQSTSRQVGSALGIAVLGTALFTTLRIGTESRLSDEIAADPKVGELVDAVSSSAGALIGRLSESPATAPIADAAREALTQGVSVAAWVAVAALFVGLLTTIPLERRAREERAASAGLGVGSAAAERGAG; this is encoded by the coding sequence GTGACCCAGGACGTCGAGCGTTATCAGCGCCTGCGCTGGTGGGGTCTGGCGGCCATCTCCCTCGCCGTGGCCCTGATCATCATGGACTCGACGATCGTCTCGGTGGCGGTCCCCAGCATCGTCGAGTCTCTCGATCTCACCACGACCGAGATCCAGTGGGTGCAGGAGGTCTACACGCTCGTCTTCGCCGCGCTGCTCATGGTGTGGGGCACGACGAGTGACCGCCTCGGCCGCCGCCGGCTGCTCGTCATCGGAGTGGTGGTGTTCGTCGCCTCGAGCATCCTCTGCGCGTTCGCCATCGACGGCACGTGGCTGATCGCCGCCCGCGCGCTGCAGGGCGTCGGAGGCTCGATGATCCTGCCGACGACCCTGGCCCTCCTCAACGCCACGTTCCGCGGCAAGGAGCGCGGCATCGCCTTCGCGGTGTGGGGCGCGACGATCGGATCCATGGCCGCCGTCGGGCCGGTGCTCGGCGGCTGGCTCACCAGCGCGCTCTCGTGGCACTGGGCGTTCTGGATCAATCTGCCCTTCGGCATCCTCGTCGTCATCGGCGTGATGATCTGCGTTCCCGAGTCCCGCCAGCGCGGCGCCGAGCGCTTCAGCGACTGGATCGCCGTGGCCACGTCGGTGCTCGGGTTCGGCCTGCTCGTGTTCGCCCTCATCGAGGGGCGCGCCTACGGGTGGTGGGAGGCGACGGACTCGGCGCCGTTCAGCCTCGGCGGCTTCAGCGTGATTCCGGTGCTGTTCGTCCTTTCGCTCCTGGTGCTCGCCGCCCTCGTGTGGCGGGAGCGCGCGCGGGTGGCCGCGCGCAAGTCGGTGCTCATCGACGTGTCGCTGTTCCGCATCGGCACGTTCGCGAACGGCAACATCACCGCCTTGACCGTCTCGCTCGGGGAGTTCGGGCTCATCCTCTCGCTGCCGCTGTGGTTCCAGTACGCCCGGGACATGAACGCCCTGCAGGCGGGGCTCGCCCTGCTGCCCCTCGCCGTCGGATCGTTCCTGGCGAGCGGGTCGATCCAGTCGCTGTCCAAGCGCCTGTCGCCGGTGCAGATGGTGCGCCTGGGTGTGCTCTTGGAGATCATCTCGCTCGCTGCGCTCGCCCTGCTCATCCGCCCCGACTCCACCCTGTGGGTCACCGGCGTTCCGCTGTTCTTCTACGGCATGGGCGTCGGGTTCGCCACGGCGCAGCTGACCCAGCTCATCCTCATCGACGTGCCGGTGGAGAAGTCGGGACAGGCCTCGTCGGTGCAGTCGACGTCGCGCCAGGTGGGTTCCGCGCTCGGCATCGCCGTGCTCGGGACCGCGCTGTTCACGACGCTGCGCATCGGCACCGAGTCGCGCCTGAGCGATGAGATCGCCGCGGATCCGAAGGTGGGAGAGCTCGTGGATGCCGTCTCCTCCTCCGCCGGCGCCCTCATCGGACGGCTGAGTGAGAGCCCGGCGACTGCCCCGATCGCCGACGCCGCGCGCGAGGCGCTGACCCAGGGCGTCTCGGTAGCCGCGTGGGTGGCGGTCGCCGCGCTCTTCGTGGGTCTTCTCACGACGATCCCGCTCGAGCGGCGTGCGCGTGAGGAGCGCGCGGCGTCCGCGGGGCTCGGGGTCGGATCGGCGGCGGCGGAGCGCGGGGCGGGGTAG